The following proteins are encoded in a genomic region of Mycobacterium kiyosense:
- the ppiB gene encoding putative peptidyl-prolyl cis-trans isomerase B, which produces MPTNKQRREAAKRKLERQQERRAQQAKRRRILTIAGAAVAAVAVVAAVVVAIVVSKDDHKGKPSASTTPSSATSGSAATNLPPVDLSGAVPMPPFKAPANLGANCQYPADKAAPAAKPAKPPRTGKVPTEPAQISASMMTSQGKVGLMLANNESPCTVNSFASLANQNFFKDTKCHRLTTSPSLSVLQCGDPKGDGTGGPGYQFANEYPTNQFPANDPKLKQPVIYPRGTLAMANAGPDTNSSQFFLVYRDSALPPEYTVFGKIQDDGLATLDKIAAGGVAGGGPDGPPAQDVTITSLLLD; this is translated from the coding sequence GTGCCAACGAACAAGCAGCGACGCGAAGCCGCCAAGCGCAAACTCGAGCGACAGCAGGAACGCCGCGCCCAGCAGGCCAAGCGGCGACGCATCCTGACGATCGCCGGCGCCGCGGTCGCCGCGGTGGCCGTCGTTGCGGCGGTGGTGGTCGCCATCGTCGTCAGCAAGGACGATCACAAAGGCAAGCCGTCGGCGTCGACCACGCCCAGCAGCGCGACGTCCGGGTCGGCCGCCACCAACCTGCCGCCCGTCGACCTCAGCGGCGCCGTGCCGATGCCGCCGTTCAAGGCCCCGGCCAACCTGGGCGCCAACTGCCAGTACCCCGCGGACAAGGCCGCGCCGGCCGCCAAGCCGGCGAAGCCGCCGCGCACCGGCAAGGTCCCGACCGAGCCCGCTCAGATCAGCGCCAGCATGATGACGAGCCAGGGCAAGGTCGGCCTGATGCTGGCCAACAACGAATCCCCGTGCACGGTCAATAGTTTCGCCAGCCTGGCCAACCAGAACTTCTTCAAGGACACCAAGTGCCACCGGTTGACGACGTCGCCGTCGCTGTCGGTGCTGCAGTGCGGCGACCCCAAGGGCGACGGCACCGGCGGCCCGGGTTACCAATTCGCCAACGAGTACCCCACCAACCAGTTCCCGGCCAACGATCCCAAGCTCAAGCAGCCGGTGATCTATCCGCGCGGCACGCTGGCCATGGCCAACGCCGGACCCGACACCAACAGCAGCCAATTCTTCCTGGTCTACCGCGACTCGGCGCTGCCGCCGGAATACACGGTCTTCGGCAAGATCCAGGACGACGGGCTGGCTACCCTGGACAAAATCGCCGCAGGGGGTGTGGCCGGCGGCGGCCCAGACGGACCGCCTGCCCAGGACGTGACGATCACGTCGCTGTTGCTCGACTAG
- a CDS encoding short-chain dehydrogenase, whose amino-acid sequence MSTAVDGKVALVTGGASGIGRATVLRLLEAGAKVLIADIDLPAAQSLAETTCAATALHCDVSEPADVQAAVEATVEAFGGLDVLINNAGVSSAGGLIVDASAEDLQRTLAVNIAGPYYGIKYAAPRIAERGGGAILITASTAGLRGMPAMAGYAASKAALINLTQSAALELRPLGIRVNCVLPGIIETPMLDGIKAIYESVAPMPIADVVAAKQGRVGVPDDIARALVYLASGEAEFVSGVALPVDNAMSVSLF is encoded by the coding sequence ATGAGCACCGCGGTTGACGGCAAGGTCGCGCTGGTCACGGGGGGTGCGTCCGGGATCGGCCGAGCCACCGTGCTGCGTCTGCTGGAGGCGGGTGCCAAGGTCCTGATCGCGGACATCGATCTGCCCGCCGCCCAATCGCTAGCCGAAACTACCTGCGCGGCAACAGCATTGCATTGCGATGTCAGCGAACCGGCTGACGTTCAGGCCGCGGTCGAGGCGACCGTCGAGGCGTTCGGCGGCCTTGACGTGTTGATCAACAACGCGGGGGTCAGTTCCGCCGGCGGTTTGATCGTCGATGCGTCTGCCGAGGATCTGCAGCGGACATTGGCCGTCAACATCGCCGGTCCGTACTACGGGATCAAGTACGCGGCCCCGCGCATCGCCGAACGCGGCGGCGGTGCCATCCTGATCACCGCGTCCACCGCGGGGTTGCGCGGCATGCCCGCGATGGCCGGCTATGCGGCGTCCAAAGCCGCGCTGATCAACCTCACCCAGTCCGCAGCGCTCGAGCTACGGCCCCTGGGCATCAGGGTGAACTGTGTGCTGCCCGGCATCATCGAGACGCCGATGCTCGACGGCATCAAAGCCATCTACGAGTCCGTTGCGCCGATGCCGATTGCCGACGTGGTGGCCGCCAAGCAGGGGCGTGTCGGCGTTCCCGACGACATCGCCCGCGCGTTGGTGTACCTCGCAAGCGGGGAGGCCGAGTTCGTATCGGGTGTCGCCTTGCCCGTCGATAACGCCATGTCGGTAAGTCTGTTCTGA
- a CDS encoding MxaD family protein: protein MTREYPPLHHATASAHSAAPAATVYNLLTDGANWPRWINLDSMTLEREGQEGGESVGAIRRFRFRRAGIRFVTHEQVAELIPQRRFGYALVSGLPLRNYRANVDLTPTPNGGTHIQWSGTWNTALTGTGLPTRLLIKRLYRQFSHGLARAAERV from the coding sequence ATGACGAGAGAATACCCACCCCTGCATCACGCCACGGCGTCAGCACACAGCGCTGCGCCGGCGGCAACGGTCTACAACCTGCTCACCGACGGCGCGAACTGGCCCAGATGGATCAATCTCGACTCCATGACACTGGAGCGCGAGGGCCAAGAGGGCGGCGAAAGCGTGGGCGCCATTCGTCGATTCCGGTTCCGCCGCGCCGGCATCAGATTCGTCACTCACGAACAAGTCGCCGAGCTCATCCCGCAACGCCGCTTCGGCTACGCCCTGGTTTCTGGTCTGCCATTGCGCAACTACCGCGCGAACGTCGACCTCACCCCAACACCCAACGGCGGAACCCACATTCAATGGTCGGGAACGTGGAACACGGCGCTGACAGGAACGGGATTGCCGACCCGATTGCTCATCAAACGGCTCTACCGGCAGTTCAGCCACGGGCTTGCCCGTGCAGCCGAACGGGTATGA
- a CDS encoding TetR family transcriptional regulator codes for MQRGRRELALVALRQYEEKGFAQTTVEEIAEAADYAPSTFFRHFGTKENAVFFDIDERMNSYRALMAQSTSPGGSGWARVREVLLDNAVYWAESDPEFALARTRLCHKEPALYTRYLHYCDQVETIVRRVLAADRGTDPDDDIEAGVLAGAAVAAFRTALRVWLGEGGRVVDHLQAGLDALQAGIPSTGSG; via the coding sequence ATGCAGCGGGGCCGACGTGAGTTGGCGTTGGTCGCGCTTCGGCAGTACGAGGAGAAGGGTTTCGCGCAGACCACGGTGGAGGAGATTGCCGAGGCCGCGGATTATGCTCCCAGCACGTTTTTCCGGCACTTCGGCACCAAGGAAAACGCGGTCTTCTTCGATATCGACGAGCGGATGAACTCCTATCGCGCGCTGATGGCGCAGTCCACGTCGCCCGGTGGTTCGGGTTGGGCGCGAGTGCGTGAAGTCTTGCTGGACAACGCCGTGTACTGGGCTGAGTCCGATCCCGAATTTGCGTTGGCGCGAACGCGTTTGTGTCATAAGGAACCGGCGCTGTATACGCGCTATCTGCACTACTGCGATCAGGTCGAGACGATTGTGCGTCGCGTTCTGGCTGCTGACCGTGGCACCGATCCCGACGACGATATCGAAGCCGGAGTGCTGGCGGGCGCCGCCGTGGCGGCCTTCCGCACCGCTCTGCGGGTTTGGCTGGGCGAGGGTGGTCGGGTGGTCGACCATCTCCAGGCCGGCCTCGACGCACTGCAAGCTGGGATCCCGTCGACTGGTAGCGGTTAG
- a CDS encoding putative 2-dehydropantoate 2-reductase encodes MGPGAVGTTVAALLHRAGHPVLLCGHTPRAIIELRPDPEVLAGDPIVVPGPVHTDPADVGGPVDVLILAVKATQNAAAAGWLARLCDERTVVAVLQNGVEQLEQVQPLCPSSTVVPGSVWYSAETQPDGWVRLRGEAALVLPTGPAAEALADLLRGAGCRVDCDPDFTTVIWRKLLLNALAGLMVLTGRRSGMFRRDDVADLSRRYVAECVAVARAEGARLGDDVVARIVDSFRVVPEDMTTSILTDREHHRPLEWDLRNGVIIRKARAHGLPTPISDVIVPLLAAASEGPG; translated from the coding sequence GTGGGTCCCGGCGCTGTCGGTACGACGGTCGCCGCCCTGCTGCACCGCGCCGGGCACCCGGTGCTGCTGTGCGGCCACACTCCGCGCGCGATCATCGAACTGCGGCCCGACCCCGAAGTCTTGGCCGGTGACCCCATCGTGGTGCCCGGACCGGTGCACACCGACCCCGCTGACGTCGGCGGACCGGTCGACGTGCTGATCCTGGCGGTCAAAGCCACCCAGAACGCAGCCGCGGCAGGCTGGCTGGCCCGGTTGTGCGACGAGCGCACGGTGGTGGCCGTGCTGCAGAACGGCGTCGAACAGCTCGAGCAGGTGCAGCCGCTGTGCCCGTCGTCGACCGTGGTTCCCGGCAGCGTGTGGTACTCGGCGGAGACCCAGCCCGACGGGTGGGTGCGGTTGCGTGGCGAGGCCGCGCTGGTGCTGCCCACCGGGCCGGCGGCGGAGGCGCTGGCCGACCTGCTGCGCGGGGCCGGCTGCCGGGTGGACTGCGACCCCGACTTCACCACCGTGATCTGGCGCAAACTGCTGCTCAACGCGCTGGCCGGACTGATGGTGCTGACCGGGCGCCGGTCGGGGATGTTCCGCCGCGACGACGTGGCCGACCTGTCGCGGCGGTATGTGGCCGAGTGTGTGGCGGTGGCGCGCGCCGAGGGCGCCCGGCTGGGCGACGACGTCGTCGCACGGATCGTCGATTCGTTCCGGGTGGTTCCCGAGGACATGACGACCTCGATACTGACCGATCGGGAACACCACCGGCCGCTGGAATGGGACCTGCGCAACGGCGTGATCATCCGCAAGGCCCGCGCCCACGGCCTGCCCACCCCGATCAGCGACGTGATCGTGCCGCTGCTGGCCGCGGCCAGCGAAGGCCCCGGCTAA
- the relA gene encoding putative GTP pyrophosphokinase gives MTNVADEQSTLQAAAPPTEPLPVTEVPEPPAEPLKTTSSASRRVRARLARRMTARSSAINPVLEPLVAVHREVYPKADLSILQRAYEVADQRHASQMRHSGDPYITHPLAVANILAELGMDTTTLVAALLHDTVEDTGYTIEALSEEFGEEVGHLVDGVTKLDRVVLGSAAEGETIRKMITAMARDPRVLVIKVADRLHNMRTMRFLPPEKQARKARETLEVIAPLAHRLGMASVKWELEDLAFAILHPKKYEEIVRLVAGRAPSRDTYLAKVRAEITSTLSASKIKATVESRPKHYWSIYQKMIVKGRDFDDIHDLVGIRILCDEIRDCYAAVGVVHSLWQPMAGRFKDYIAQPRYGVYQSLHTTVVGPEGKPLEVQIRTRDMHHTAEFGIAAHWRYKETKGRNGVPHPNTAAEIDDMAWMRQLLDWQREAADPGEFLESLRYDLAVQEIFVFSPKGDVFTLPAGSTPVDFAYAVHTEVGHRCIGARVNGRLVALERKLENGEVVEVFTSKALNAGPSRDWQQFVVSPRAKTKIRQWFAKERREEALEAGKEAISREVRRGGLPLQRLVNGGSMAAVANELHYTDVSAMYTAIGEGHVSARHVVQRLLAELGGIDQAEEELAERSTPATMPRRPRSTEDVGVSVPGAPGVLTKLAKCCTPVPGDQIMGFVTRGGGVSVHRTDCTNAASLQQQAERIIEVLWAPSPSSVFLVAIQVEALDRHRLLSDVTRVLADEKVNILSASVTTSGDRVAISRFTFEMGDPKHLGHLLNVVRNVEGVYDVYRVTSAS, from the coding sequence GTGACCAACGTGGCGGACGAACAGAGCACGCTGCAAGCTGCCGCGCCCCCCACCGAACCGCTGCCGGTCACCGAGGTACCCGAGCCGCCGGCCGAACCACTCAAGACCACCAGCAGCGCGTCCCGTCGGGTCCGGGCTCGGCTGGCCCGGCGGATGACAGCGCGCAGCAGCGCCATCAACCCCGTGCTCGAGCCGCTGGTGGCGGTGCACCGCGAGGTCTACCCGAAGGCCGACCTGTCGATACTGCAGCGTGCCTACGAAGTCGCCGATCAGCGGCACGCCAGCCAGATGCGGCACTCCGGGGACCCCTACATCACCCACCCCCTGGCCGTCGCCAACATCCTGGCCGAGCTGGGCATGGACACCACCACGCTGGTGGCCGCGCTGCTGCACGACACCGTCGAAGACACCGGCTACACCATCGAGGCGCTGTCCGAGGAGTTCGGCGAGGAGGTCGGCCACCTTGTCGACGGGGTGACCAAGCTGGACCGCGTGGTGCTGGGCAGCGCCGCCGAGGGCGAGACCATCCGCAAGATGATCACCGCGATGGCCCGGGACCCGCGGGTGTTGGTGATCAAGGTGGCCGACCGGCTGCACAACATGCGCACCATGCGATTCCTGCCCCCGGAGAAGCAGGCCCGCAAAGCCCGCGAGACGCTGGAAGTCATTGCGCCCCTTGCCCACCGGCTCGGTATGGCCAGTGTCAAATGGGAGCTGGAGGACTTGGCCTTCGCCATCCTGCATCCCAAGAAGTACGAGGAGATCGTGCGGCTGGTCGCCGGCCGCGCCCCGTCCCGCGACACCTACCTGGCCAAGGTGCGCGCCGAGATCACCTCGACGCTGAGCGCCTCGAAGATCAAGGCGACGGTGGAGAGCCGGCCAAAGCACTACTGGTCGATCTACCAGAAGATGATCGTCAAGGGCCGCGACTTCGACGACATCCACGACCTGGTCGGAATCCGCATCCTGTGCGACGAGATCCGGGACTGCTATGCCGCTGTGGGCGTAGTGCATTCGCTGTGGCAGCCGATGGCCGGACGTTTCAAGGACTACATCGCCCAGCCCCGCTACGGCGTGTACCAGTCGCTGCACACCACGGTCGTCGGGCCCGAGGGCAAGCCGCTGGAGGTGCAGATCCGCACCCGCGACATGCACCACACCGCAGAATTCGGTATCGCCGCGCACTGGCGCTACAAAGAAACCAAGGGGCGCAACGGAGTTCCGCATCCCAACACCGCCGCCGAGATCGACGACATGGCCTGGATGCGTCAGCTCCTCGACTGGCAGCGGGAAGCCGCCGACCCCGGCGAATTCCTGGAGTCGTTGCGTTACGACCTTGCGGTACAAGAGATCTTCGTGTTCTCCCCGAAGGGCGACGTGTTCACGCTGCCGGCCGGTTCCACGCCGGTGGACTTCGCCTACGCCGTGCACACCGAGGTCGGCCACCGCTGCATCGGCGCCCGGGTCAACGGCCGCCTGGTGGCGTTGGAACGCAAACTCGAAAACGGAGAAGTCGTCGAGGTTTTCACCTCCAAGGCGCTCAACGCCGGGCCGTCGCGGGACTGGCAACAGTTCGTGGTGTCGCCGCGGGCCAAGACCAAGATCCGGCAGTGGTTCGCCAAGGAACGCCGGGAAGAGGCGCTCGAGGCCGGCAAAGAGGCCATCTCCCGCGAGGTCCGCCGCGGCGGACTTCCGTTGCAGCGCTTGGTCAATGGCGGGTCGATGGCCGCGGTGGCCAACGAGCTGCACTACACCGACGTGTCGGCCATGTACACCGCGATCGGGGAGGGGCATGTCTCGGCGCGGCACGTGGTGCAGCGACTGCTGGCCGAACTCGGCGGCATCGACCAGGCCGAGGAGGAACTGGCCGAACGGTCCACGCCGGCGACCATGCCGCGGCGCCCGCGCAGCACCGAGGACGTCGGCGTGTCGGTCCCCGGCGCCCCGGGCGTGCTGACCAAGCTGGCCAAGTGCTGCACACCGGTGCCGGGCGATCAGATCATGGGCTTCGTCACCCGCGGCGGCGGGGTCAGCGTGCACCGCACCGACTGCACCAACGCCGCATCCCTGCAGCAGCAGGCCGAGCGCATCATCGAGGTGTTGTGGGCGCCGTCGCCGTCGTCGGTGTTCCTGGTGGCGATCCAGGTGGAGGCCCTCGACCGGCACCGGCTGCTGTCGGACGTGACAAGGGTGCTGGCCGACGAGAAGGTGAACATCCTGTCGGCGTCGGTCACCACCTCCGGTGACCGGGTGGCGATCAGCCGGTTCACCTTCGAGATGGGCGACCCCAAGCACCTGGGGCATCTGCTGAACGTGGTGCGCAACGTCGAGGGCGTCTACGACGTGTACCGGGTGACGTCCGCGTCCTGA
- the hisS gene encoding histidine--tRNA ligase yields the protein MTEFVAPKGVPDYFPPDSADFVAVRDGLLGSARRAGYGHIELPIFEDTALFARGVGESTDVVSKEMYTFADRGDRSVTLRPEGTAGVVRAVIEHGLDRGGLPVKLAYAGPFFRYERPQAGRYRQLQQVGVEAIGVDDPALDAEVIAVADAGFRSLGLDGFRLEITSLGDDSCRPQYRELLQDFLFGLDLDEETRRRAEINPLRVLDDKRPAVKAMTADAPVLLDHLSDAAKAHFDTVLSHLDALGVPYVVNPRMVRGLDYYTKTTFEFVHDGLGAQSGIGGGGRYDGLMRQLGGQDLSGIGFGLGVDRTLLALRAEGKSVGSTARCEVFGVPLSEAAKLRLAVLAGELRAAGVRVDLAYGDRGLKGAMRAADRSGARFALVAGDRDLDAGTVGVKDLASGEQVSVPVDAVVAEVLSRLT from the coding sequence GTGACCGAATTCGTGGCACCCAAGGGGGTGCCGGACTACTTCCCGCCGGACTCCGCTGATTTTGTGGCGGTGCGCGACGGGCTGCTCGGGTCGGCCCGGCGTGCCGGATACGGCCACATCGAGCTGCCGATCTTCGAGGACACCGCGCTGTTCGCCCGCGGCGTGGGCGAATCCACCGATGTGGTGTCCAAGGAGATGTACACCTTCGCCGACCGCGGCGACCGCTCGGTGACGTTGCGGCCCGAGGGCACCGCCGGGGTGGTGCGCGCGGTCATCGAGCACGGTCTGGACCGCGGCGGGCTGCCGGTGAAATTGGCCTACGCGGGGCCGTTCTTCCGCTACGAGCGCCCACAGGCCGGGCGCTACCGGCAGCTGCAGCAGGTGGGTGTCGAGGCGATCGGCGTCGACGACCCGGCACTGGACGCTGAGGTGATCGCCGTGGCCGACGCCGGCTTCCGGTCGCTGGGGCTGGACGGGTTCCGGCTGGAGATCACCTCGCTGGGCGACGACAGTTGCCGGCCCCAGTATCGGGAACTGTTGCAGGACTTCCTGTTCGGGCTGGACCTGGATGAGGAGACCCGGCGCCGCGCGGAGATCAACCCGCTGCGGGTGTTGGATGACAAGCGTCCCGCGGTCAAGGCGATGACGGCGGACGCGCCGGTGTTGCTCGATCACCTCTCCGATGCGGCCAAGGCGCACTTCGACACCGTGCTGTCGCACCTGGATGCCCTCGGGGTGCCCTACGTGGTGAACCCGCGCATGGTGCGCGGCCTGGACTACTACACCAAGACCACTTTCGAGTTCGTGCACGACGGGCTGGGGGCGCAGTCCGGCATCGGCGGCGGCGGCCGCTACGACGGGCTGATGCGCCAGTTGGGTGGACAGGACCTGTCCGGCATCGGGTTCGGGCTCGGCGTGGACCGCACGCTGCTGGCGCTGCGGGCCGAGGGCAAGAGCGTGGGGTCGACGGCGCGCTGCGAGGTGTTCGGAGTGCCGCTGAGCGAGGCGGCCAAGCTGCGGCTGGCGGTGCTGGCCGGCGAACTGCGGGCCGCCGGCGTGCGCGTCGACCTGGCCTATGGCGACCGGGGGCTCAAGGGCGCGATGCGCGCGGCCGATCGCTCCGGCGCGCGGTTTGCGCTGGTGGCGGGGGATCGGGATCTGGACGCCGGCACGGTCGGGGTGAAGGACCTCGCGTCGGGGGAGCAGGTGTCGGTGCCGGTGGACGCGGTGGTCGCCGAGGTGCTGTCGCGCCTGACCTGA
- the apt gene encoding adenine phosphoribosyltransferase, with protein sequence MSRGETADVAAMIDAMTRKVADFPEPGVQFKDLTPVFADRVAMAAITEALAEVAAGADLVAGIDSRGFLLAAAVATRLRTGVLAIRKGGKLPPPVLSEDYQREYGAATIEIPADGIELAGRSVVIIDDVLATGGSVGAARRLLERSGAEVPGAAVVIELPALGGRQAVAPLPVHSLSRA encoded by the coding sequence GTGAGTCGCGGCGAAACGGCCGACGTCGCGGCCATGATCGACGCGATGACCCGCAAGGTCGCCGACTTCCCCGAGCCGGGCGTGCAGTTCAAGGACCTCACCCCGGTGTTCGCCGACCGGGTGGCGATGGCCGCCATCACCGAGGCGCTGGCCGAGGTGGCCGCCGGAGCGGACCTGGTGGCCGGCATCGACTCGCGCGGCTTCCTGCTTGCCGCCGCCGTCGCCACCCGGCTGCGCACCGGGGTGCTGGCCATCCGCAAGGGGGGCAAGCTGCCGCCCCCGGTGCTCAGCGAGGACTATCAGCGCGAATACGGCGCGGCCACCATCGAAATCCCCGCCGACGGAATCGAGTTGGCCGGTCGAAGCGTTGTGATCATCGACGACGTGCTGGCCACCGGGGGCAGTGTCGGCGCTGCGCGGCGGCTGCTGGAACGCAGCGGCGCTGAAGTTCCCGGTGCGGCGGTGGTCATCGAGCTTCCCGCGCTGGGCGGCCGCCAGGCGGTGGCGCCGCTGCCGGTGCACAGCCTCAGCCGCGCTTGA
- the aspS gene encoding aspartate--tRNA(Asp/Asn) ligase has product MLRSHAAGSLRDSDAGQQVTLAGWVARRRDHGGVIFIDLRDASGVAQVVFREADVLAQAHRLRSEFCVAVTGVVEIRPEGNANPEIATGDIEVNATALTVLGESAPLPFQLDEPAGEELRLKYRYLDLRRDGPAAAIRLRSKVNAAAREVLARHDFVEIETPTITRSTPEGARDFLVPARLRPGTFYALPQSPQLFKQLLMVAGMERYYQIARCYRDEDFRADRQPEFTQLDMELSFVDVDDVIAISEEILSALWALIGYQIPTPIPRMTYADAMRRFGSDKPDLRFGLELVECTKFFKDTTFRVFQAPYVGAVVMPGGASQPRRTLDGWQEWAKQRGHRGLAYVLVGDDGTLSGPVAKNLTDAERDGLAGHVGANPGDCIFFSAGPVKGSRALLGAARSEIAHRLDLIEPGSWAFVWIVDPPLFEPADDAVEAGDVAVGSGAWTAVHHAFTAPKAEQQDRIESDPGAVLADAYDIVCNGNEIGGGSIRIHRRDVQERVFEVMGIGPDEAQEKFGFLLEAFTFGAPPHGGIAFGWDRINALLSGVDSIREVIAFPKTGGGVDPLTDAPAPITAQQRKESGIDFKPKPLDGV; this is encoded by the coding sequence GTGCTGCGCAGCCACGCCGCCGGTTCGCTACGGGACAGCGACGCCGGGCAACAGGTGACGTTGGCCGGCTGGGTGGCCCGCCGCCGCGACCACGGTGGTGTCATCTTCATCGATCTGCGTGACGCGTCCGGCGTCGCCCAGGTGGTGTTCCGCGAAGCCGATGTGCTGGCCCAGGCGCACCGGTTGCGCTCGGAGTTCTGCGTCGCGGTCACCGGGGTGGTCGAGATCCGCCCGGAAGGTAATGCCAACCCCGAGATCGCCACCGGTGACATCGAAGTCAACGCCACCGCGCTGACCGTGCTGGGCGAGTCCGCGCCGCTGCCGTTCCAGCTGGACGAGCCGGCGGGGGAGGAGCTGCGGCTGAAGTACCGCTACCTGGATCTGCGCCGCGATGGCCCGGCCGCGGCAATTCGGTTGCGCTCCAAGGTGAATGCCGCGGCCCGCGAGGTGCTGGCCCGGCACGACTTCGTCGAGATCGAGACGCCGACCATCACCCGCTCCACGCCGGAAGGTGCGCGCGACTTCCTGGTGCCGGCCCGGTTGCGGCCGGGCACGTTCTACGCGCTGCCGCAGAGCCCGCAGCTGTTCAAGCAGCTGTTGATGGTGGCCGGCATGGAACGCTACTACCAGATCGCCCGCTGCTACCGCGACGAAGACTTCCGCGCCGACCGCCAGCCCGAGTTCACCCAGCTCGATATGGAGCTCAGCTTCGTCGACGTCGACGACGTCATCGCGATCTCCGAGGAGATCCTGTCCGCGTTGTGGGCGTTGATCGGCTACCAGATCCCCACCCCGATCCCGCGGATGACCTACGCCGACGCCATGCGCCGGTTCGGCTCCGACAAGCCGGACCTGCGCTTCGGGCTGGAGCTCGTCGAGTGCACGAAGTTCTTCAAAGACACCACCTTCCGGGTGTTCCAGGCGCCCTACGTCGGCGCGGTGGTAATGCCCGGCGGCGCGTCCCAGCCGCGCCGCACCCTGGACGGCTGGCAGGAGTGGGCCAAGCAGCGTGGGCACCGCGGGCTGGCCTACGTGCTGGTCGGCGACGACGGCACGCTGAGCGGTCCGGTTGCCAAGAACCTGACCGACGCCGAACGCGACGGCCTGGCCGGCCACGTCGGAGCCAACCCCGGCGACTGCATCTTCTTCTCCGCCGGCCCGGTCAAGGGATCCCGGGCGCTGTTGGGCGCGGCGCGCTCGGAGATCGCGCACCGGTTGGACTTGATCGAGCCCGGCAGCTGGGCGTTCGTCTGGATCGTCGACCCGCCCTTGTTCGAGCCGGCCGACGACGCCGTGGAGGCCGGTGACGTGGCCGTCGGCTCGGGAGCGTGGACCGCGGTCCACCACGCGTTCACCGCACCGAAGGCCGAACAGCAGGACCGCATCGAATCCGATCCCGGCGCGGTGCTGGCCGACGCCTACGACATCGTCTGCAACGGCAACGAGATCGGCGGCGGCTCGATCCGTATCCACCGCCGCGACGTCCAGGAGCGGGTGTTCGAGGTGATGGGCATCGGCCCGGACGAGGCGCAGGAAAAATTCGGTTTCCTGTTGGAGGCCTTCACTTTTGGCGCACCGCCGCACGGCGGCATCGCATTCGGCTGGGACCGGATCAACGCGCTGCTGTCCGGCGTCGACTCGATCCGCGAGGTGATCGCGTTCCCCAAGACCGGCGGCGGCGTCGACCCGCTGACCGACGCGCCGGCGCCCATCACCGCCCAGCAGCGCAAGGAGTCCGGAATAGATTTCAAGCCCAAGCCGCTGGACGGGGTATGA